A DNA window from Motilibacter rhizosphaerae contains the following coding sequences:
- the xylB gene encoding xylulokinase: protein MPLVAGVDSSTQSCKVVVRDAESGALVREGRAPHPDGTSAPPAAWWDALQTAIGEAGGLDDVAAVAVGGQQHGMVCLDESGEVVRDALLWNDTRSADAAVELTEELGGAQAWVDAVNLVPVASFTVTKLRWLAQHEPENAARTAAVCLPHDWLSWKLAGSPGLDGLATDRGDASGTGYWSPVSGDYRRDLLERALGRDAVLPRVLGPSEAAGKTPSGALIGPGTGDNAAAALGLGAGPGDVVVSIGTSGVACAVSDVPAADVSGAVAGFADATGRYLPLVCTLNAARVLDAAARMLGVDHDELSRLALSAPSGSGGLVLVPYLEGERTPNKPDATGSLHGLRLETATPAYLARAAVEGLLCGLADGIDALVEQGARVDRVLLIGGGARSEAVRRIAPTVLGRPVVVPPAGEYVADGAARQAAWVLSGAAEPPVWERSGVETYEADVDPAVRARYAEARELVLDRRDSGS, encoded by the coding sequence ATGCCGCTCGTCGCCGGGGTCGACTCGTCGACCCAGTCGTGCAAGGTCGTCGTCCGCGACGCGGAGTCCGGAGCCCTCGTCCGCGAGGGCCGGGCTCCGCACCCGGACGGGACCTCGGCACCCCCCGCCGCCTGGTGGGACGCGCTGCAGACCGCCATCGGCGAGGCCGGCGGCCTCGACGACGTCGCCGCGGTCGCGGTGGGCGGCCAGCAGCACGGGATGGTCTGCCTCGACGAGTCCGGGGAGGTCGTCCGCGACGCCCTCCTCTGGAACGACACCCGCTCCGCCGACGCCGCCGTCGAGCTCACCGAGGAGCTCGGCGGGGCGCAGGCGTGGGTCGACGCGGTCAACCTCGTGCCGGTCGCGTCGTTCACGGTGACCAAGCTGCGCTGGCTGGCGCAGCACGAGCCGGAGAACGCCGCCCGGACCGCCGCCGTCTGCCTCCCGCACGACTGGCTGTCCTGGAAGCTCGCCGGGTCCCCGGGCCTCGACGGGCTCGCGACCGACCGCGGTGACGCGAGCGGCACGGGCTACTGGTCGCCGGTCTCCGGCGACTACCGCCGCGACCTGCTCGAGCGGGCGCTCGGCCGCGACGCCGTCCTGCCGCGCGTCCTCGGCCCGTCCGAGGCCGCGGGGAAGACCCCGTCCGGGGCGCTCATCGGTCCCGGTACGGGTGACAACGCCGCCGCCGCGCTCGGCCTGGGCGCGGGTCCCGGCGACGTCGTCGTCTCGATCGGCACCTCCGGCGTGGCCTGCGCCGTCTCCGACGTGCCGGCCGCTGACGTCAGCGGGGCGGTGGCCGGCTTCGCCGACGCCACCGGTCGCTACCTGCCGCTGGTCTGCACGCTCAACGCGGCGCGCGTCCTCGACGCGGCTGCGCGGATGCTCGGCGTCGACCACGACGAGCTCTCGCGGCTCGCGCTCTCGGCGCCGTCGGGGTCGGGCGGGCTCGTGCTCGTGCCCTACCTCGAGGGCGAGCGCACCCCGAACAAGCCCGACGCGACGGGCTCGCTGCACGGGCTGCGCCTCGAGACGGCCACCCCCGCGTACCTCGCGCGGGCGGCGGTCGAGGGCCTGCTCTGCGGGCTCGCCGACGGGATCGACGCCCTCGTCGAGCAGGGGGCGCGGGTCGACCGCGTCCTGCTCATCGGCGGCGGCGCGCGCTCCGAGGCCGTGCGGCGGATCGCCCCGACGGTGCTCGGCCGCCCGGTCGTCGTCCCGCCCGCCGGGGAGTACGTCGCCGACGGTGCCGCCCGCCAGGCGGCCTGGGTGCTCTCCGGGGCGGCCGAGCCGCCGGTGTGGGAGCGCTCGGGGGTCGAGACGTACGAGGCGGACGTGGACCCGGCGGTCCGCGCGCGCTACGCCGAGGCGCGCGAGCTCGTGCTCGACCGCCGCGACAGCGGCAGCTGA